The Lycium ferocissimum isolate CSIRO_LF1 chromosome 1, AGI_CSIRO_Lferr_CH_V1, whole genome shotgun sequence genome includes a region encoding these proteins:
- the LOC132053387 gene encoding uncharacterized protein LOC132053387 isoform X2, whose protein sequence is MQQKFQAPFLIESSSFVTEQIVNQLNQPRVPQQQLRSSAFNLEEIGEHSREDTRSLFIERMGKQYVPPSRLQDALSQSSKRVGSGPRDKKKNVP, encoded by the exons ATGCAACAGAA GTTTCAAGCACCATTTTTGATTGAGAGTTCCTCATTTGTAACTGAACAAATT GTCAATCAACTTAACCAGCCAAGGGTACCTCAACAACAATTGAGAAGTTCTGCAttcaatttagaagaaattggTGAGCATTCCAGAGAAGATACAAGGTCACTCTTCATCGAGAGAATGGGAAAACAATACGTCCCACCGTCAAGATTACAAGATGCGCTTTCTCAAAGTAGCAAGAGAGTAGGAAGTGGCCCACGGGACAAGAAGAAAAATGTTCCTTAA
- the LOC132053387 gene encoding uncharacterized protein LOC132053387 isoform X1, with the protein MGSNHSEVQQQQVHQEVEKEGPSAPSNATEVNQLNQPRVPQQQLRSSAFNLEEIGEHSREDTRSLFIERMGKQYVPPSRLQDALSQSSKRVGSGPRDKKKNVP; encoded by the exons ATGGGAAGCAACCACTCTGAAGTTCAACAGCAACAAGTCCATCAGGAAGTCGAAAAGGAAGGCCCTTCTGCACCTAGTAATGCAACAGAA GTCAATCAACTTAACCAGCCAAGGGTACCTCAACAACAATTGAGAAGTTCTGCAttcaatttagaagaaattggTGAGCATTCCAGAGAAGATACAAGGTCACTCTTCATCGAGAGAATGGGAAAACAATACGTCCCACCGTCAAGATTACAAGATGCGCTTTCTCAAAGTAGCAAGAGAGTAGGAAGTGGCCCACGGGACAAGAAGAAAAATGTTCCTTAA
- the LOC132053379 gene encoding uncharacterized protein LOC132053379, with amino-acid sequence MIESIRIYMMSRLQKNRDKMMNHRHRICPKILLKLEQNKDKVAECIATKSDQFHYQVEDIYLRLFSVDLKEKTCSCRRWDLTGIPCNHAIVAIWVKKDEPEMYVHECYTVEQYMKSYNPSILPIVSFEQWPKTGIESPLPPIYKTQPGRPTKLRKRGVDETTQKESDYRKLTLLKASRKGKKKSADHVED; translated from the coding sequence ATGATTGAATCAATCAGGATCTATATGATGTCTAGACTTCAAAAGAACAGAGATAAGATGATGAACCATCGTCACAGAATCTGTCCGAAAATCTTATTGAAGCTAGAGCaaaataaggataaagttgCTGAATGTATTGCCACTAAATCTGACCAATTCCACTACCAGGTTGAGGATATCTATCTTAGACTATTCTCTGTTGATCTTAAGGAGAAGACATGTTCTTGTAGGAGATGGGACTTAACAGGAATACCTTGTAATCATGCTATTGTAGCTATATGGGTTAAGAAGGATGAGCCGGAAATGTATGTTCATGAATGCTACACAGTTGAGCAGTACATGAAGAGTTATAATCCATCTATCTTGCCAATTGTTAGCTTTGAGCAATGGCCTAAGACAGGGATAGAATCACCACTGCCACCCATATACAAAACACAACCAGGTAGACCAACAAAACTAAGAAAGAGAGGGGTTGATGAGACAACTCAAAAAGAATCAGATTATAGAAAGCTTACCTTGTTAAAAGCATCAAGAAAAGGCAAGAAAAAAAGTGCGGATCATGTGGAAGATTAG